The following proteins come from a genomic window of Lolium rigidum isolate FL_2022 chromosome 5, APGP_CSIRO_Lrig_0.1, whole genome shotgun sequence:
- the LOC124657900 gene encoding uncharacterized protein LOC124657900, whose amino-acid sequence MAFVAIHARLAVFPPRLSASAAASSLRSDSSGYRFPSLRTLTGNSRRSLRYGRRRCRAAGITASLDLDLTEDNVRQAIEDAKAELAQLFDTSVGMTGQVDLAELDGPFVKLRLKGKFWHTRATVVARIGNYLKNRIPEILEVEIEDESQLDDSPAAY is encoded by the exons ATGGCGTTCGTCGCCATCCACGCCCGCCTCGCCGTGTTCCCCCCTCGcctctccgcctccgccgccgcgtcgtcTCTCCGCTCAGATTCTTCCGGCTATCGTTTTCCTTCTCTCAGGACTTTAACCGGAAACAGCCGCCGTAGCCTACGGTACGGGCGCCGGCGGTGTCGCGCGGCAGGCATCACCGCGTCGCTCGACCTCGACCTCACCGAGGACAACGTCCGGCAGGCCATCGAAGACGCCAAAGCCGAG CTGGCCCAGCTGTTTGATACCTCGGTGGGCATGACAG GGCAAGTTGATCTGGCGGAGCTGGACGGGCCGTTCGTGAAGCTCCGCCTCAAGGGCAAGTTCTGGCACACCCGCGCTACCGTCGTCGCGCGGATCGGCAATTACCTCAAGAACCGTATACCG GAAATCCTGGAGGTGGAGATAGAAGATGAGAGCCAGCTCGACGACAGTCCTGCTGCTTACTGA